The Carassius gibelio isolate Cgi1373 ecotype wild population from Czech Republic chromosome B18, carGib1.2-hapl.c, whole genome shotgun sequence sequence CGCACAGAACGTGAGCCTGACCCAGAATCCTCAGAGACGGGCCTCAATCCGACTCGTCATCGTATCATCACTGAAGGGAACATGGAGGACGGTACAAAACACTGATGAGAAACCTGTATACTACCATAGGATTTGAGCTTCAGCATACGTTTGGAACGCCTCAGAAACTACACACTGCTCTGAAGAACCAGAAACCCACTAAGACTCTTCTGAAACAATCTAACTCTGGTTCAGTATATCGTCATTGAAGGAAAAATATATACACTTGAGGTTAAACTTATTTGAGATTCACATTTCTGCTCCCTGACTTTCTGGTTTGTGTCACAAACTCAAAGCTATCTGAAAGCCTGTTTCAACTATATTCCTATCCTACAGCAATAGTGATTAAAATCACTGGGAAAAATAAAGAGCTTTCCGGCTTTAAGATGCCAAAgacaacaaatattaaaatgataaaaggcatgcatgcatatatgtgtgtgtgtgtataatatatatatagtttcttgTATGAAGACCCAACTTGCACTTAAATTTAATATTGCAAATCAGTCTAAAATATTAGGAAATCGTTTtgtaaattatagattttttaatattctaataattctattaattttttctttatataaaaacaagtTTCTCTAAACATTTTTCCATGTTAAAAAGCAATAAAGTGCTAAAGATGTCAAATTCAtattgcttataaatgtctaaaaCTATATGTAGAAAATACGGAGATTAAAAATGTTCCTACCTACAGTACttttaactcattttaatatttttttttctctctctaaacaTTTCCACAACTAAAGATCCGACACAAATGAAGTTTCCCGAGAACCATCAGTCTCTGAATCTCTCTCACCCTGTCGGAGCAGCACGTGGCGGACAGCCGTGTCGACGTAGTAGTTAACGGGGTCTCCGCTGTGGATCATCAGGCCATCCACAAACTTCATGGATTTGGCTCTCTGACCTCTCAGTTTACCAGAGACGACCACCTCACAACCCTTGgccccgctctccatgatgaagCGCAGAACACCATAGCAGGCTCTGAGAACAACACACACAGTATACAACCATAAACATGCAagagaataaattaaaatgatctagACTCCAAAtaaaacatccatccatccttctcaGACAAATGCCTCTATGTCTTCACGCAAACAGGACTCACTGCTTCGAGGACCTGAAGTCAGACGCACAGAACGTGAGTCTAACCCAGAATCCTCAAAGACAGCACCGGCCCCGTTCCGACTCGTCATCGTATCATCACCGAAGGTAACTGTGCAGCCCAATGCATGCTGGGACGCGAGCGCTCACCTACGGACAGCCAGTCCTCCGAGCAGCTTGTAGCGCAGAGACTCTGCCTGAGCGATGGCACAGAGACCGCGGGTGGCGACCTTCTCAGCGTACAgctacaaagaaacaaacaacccaatatttcagaaaaatgtggTTACAAACTAGTTTCGGACGTCATTTACACCTGTGCAGTAAACTCACCTCTACACTGCCTTCAGGGAACCCGAAGCGTTTCTGAACGACAGCAGTCAGTTCACGAATGCGACGGCCTTTCTCTCCCAAAACATTCTGGGTCCTGAAAGAAACAGTCAATAGAATACACTTAACGTTACATAAAAGTGAACCCACCTCAACGCTTTTAAATGCACTTAACTTTTTAAGCATGCATATAAACTCAAATGAGAGTAGACGGTTCACACCTGGTGGCTAAGATGATGATTTCTGTTCTTGTTGGGGTCACACGGACCTCCACTCCGGAGTACCCATCCTCGGCCAGCTCTCGGGTCAGAAACTCATTCAGCTCGGCCTTGAAGATGCCATCTGACACAAACTGACCgagaaacattaaattaaaatgattagatCTTCTGTTGTAGAAATCAAATGACAGTCTCATATTAACACGTGTTGAATACTATATCAAATGCAAATCAC is a genomic window containing:
- the rps3 gene encoding 40S ribosomal protein S3; protein product: MAVQISKKRKFVSDGIFKAELNEFLTRELAEDGYSGVEVRVTPTRTEIIILATRTQNVLGEKGRRIRELTAVVQKRFGFPEGSVELYAEKVATRGLCAIAQAESLRYKLLGGLAVRRACYGVLRFIMESGAKGCEVVVSGKLRGQRAKSMKFVDGLMIHSGDPVNYYVDTAVRHVLLRQGVLGIKVKIMLPWDPSGKIGPKKPLPDHVSIVEPKDEVLPTTPVSEQKGAKPDVPVMPQGAPVPTP